The Hevea brasiliensis isolate MT/VB/25A 57/8 chromosome 9, ASM3005281v1, whole genome shotgun sequence nucleotide sequence TCTTAAATCGCCCCTAAACCGCTTTCAAACCGTCTTGAACCGTCATTTTTTGAATTGTTCTTTAAACCATTTTAAACAGAGACTAGAACCGAAACCGGCGGTTCATgaaccgtcttccaaaccgtcccatgatggtttggttcaggttcattgatttcattgaacctgaaCAGGCAGTTCAGGAACCGTAACCAGCGGTTCCTGAACCGTGACCACCCATAGTCCAGAGCTTCTAACTATCTATACATATATACAATAaactaaaacaaaataaataaccAAAAAAAATATATTGCCCCGACTTCCACTAGACTCTATAGCTGGTGAAGTGAAAGAGAAAACAATACTGAAGAGAGGCTGTTACTACTGGAATTAGTAAAAAGTatctaaaatattaaaaattaagagGTGAGTACAATTACTCAATAaggaataaataaataacaaaaaagaaCAGATAAGGTTTCGGTATTTAATAGTATCAATTCTGTTATGTTTAAATAGGTTAGctaaataaatatcatttaatctaCATCATGTAGCtgaactaaaataaaatttatgcagtaaaaatattattgaaataaatatattgaaattatgaaatctGCAATATCCTCATACACTCGCAATATGCTTCCTGTAGATAATGCTAACATTCAAGTGCAATAATAAACTTTGGCAGCCTAAGAGCAATGTTGTCATCTTGGACTCTATAATGACACAAAAATAATCCAAGAGTAATAAAAATGCTAGTTATACACATGTGCATAGCTACCCCCAAAGGGCGATCACCTGATATACGCCCCAAAATTTATGTGTATATCAACCAAAGAcagtataaatataaactgatctAAAAATAAATCACTAGTCATCAAGGTACTATCTATTCGGTGCATATATTGAGCCTATTCGACCATTTATTCAATTGTAAATTGTAAATCTAATTTTAttcaataataaaacataaaattacCATTATATGTTCCCATTTTTATAATTagttataatataaataatttacatttaataaaaTACTAGTGTTATATATTTATCCACTCACTTGTACTAAAGACAGACTAAAGCATAGACCACTGGAGCACCCCTAGTACCTACTACAGGAGCTGAATCCTCTCCTAaggttaaagaaaataaaagtgcaTCAGGGAAGgaaatttaaattctaaaatAAGAGCTGTGAGACATAAAATGTATGATTTGTGTacgaaaattttaaaagaaaatcggCAGCACTTCAACATAAATCGAACatttcccaaaatttcaatagctCAACGAACTCTCAACATGTCACAACACATCTCCAATAAATTTAAAACATCCATCTGAGGCCTAcacaaaataatataataaattccaCATTTCTCCATTAATTTCTCCTTCTACATTCAACctaattttcttctcttttagcaTTTTATGCTAAAATTCCTTCCCCTTATTACATCAAAATTCTTGCTAGTTTAAATACAATTAATATATGCCAATAGTCCCAAAAACTAACCACATCATAAttaatttcttcattctcaacatAGCATTTTAAGACAAAAAAAAACTTGAATCCAATTCTCCCTTACAGAAACACAAACTTTTAATTTCACCTCTTAAAGAGAGCACACCTAGTAGCTAggaattcactttttttttttaaaccctAGAAATCTATTatttcaaaataaaactctattctctaATCAAATATAAAACTTATCTCCTTTCTAATTATATGCCACAAGAATTACCATAGAACAATGAAACATCAAATTAAACTTTAGTAATTAAGAAGCAAGGAAGGAAAAGCATACCCACTTCTTGTAAGTGGGAAATGGGTTTTAGGTCAAGTATTGGTTGAAAGAGGTTGTTTAACTAAAGATTTTATGGGTTTATGGGTTTGATTTGAAATATGGGTGTGATTGAAAGGATGAAAGGAGAAATTTGGTATGGAGTTGCTTCTCCCCTGTTTCTGCTCAAGGAAAAAAAAGGGGAACCATCTCCCTTGGCTTCTTTTAAACTTTCTCCCTTGGCTTCTTTTACACTtacttctccttcttcttcttattcttcttcttcttcttcttcttcttcttcttattattattattatctctaGAGACTTCTTATAGGCCCCATTAAATTGATTCATGGACTCTTAACAAAATGCTTTATGGGCGAGGAAGGCTGGTTTAAATGGAAAATTTTCAGTGAAGACAGCTTACATAATGCAACGTAGTAATGCTTCCTCTCCTTCTTGTTCACTATTGCGTTAAATCTGGAGAATTAAGGTCTCTCAACGAATCCAGTCTTATCTTTAGTTGATGTTGCATGACAAGCTTATGACAAATAACAAGCGCAGGAGGAGGGGTTTCATTACTAACCCTGGTTGCATGTCTTGTGGTGCTCCAAAGGAATCTGTCCAGCATATTTTTTGAGATTGTCAACATGCTAGAGAAGTGTGGGAGTTGGTTTGGGATGCAGCTTTCTTGTAGAGGTTCTATGGTATGTCTCAATTTGATTGGTTTTCCAAGCATATTGCATTGTTTGTCTTGCAAGTCCTTAGTATTACACTTTATTGGTTATGGAGAGTTGGTTTTTAATGGAACTGCAATTCCTGTTGCTTTGAAAATGGCGGTTTTAAAGTCTTTGATTTCTATTAACCACTCTGCTTGGTGTTCTGTTGATTTTATACCGAAGTCTAATTTTGTTATTTCTGTCTCTTGGAAGCCGCCTGAGCTGGGGTGGGTTAAGTTGAATTTCGATGGCCTTCTAAAGGCAATTCTGGACGAGGAGGGGGTGGTGTCATACGCAATTATAAAGGAGTTGGATTGCTGACTGTGAGACATGGCATTTGTAATTCTATGCAGGCTGAATTTCATGCTCTGGTTAATGGTTTGAACATGGCTCGGAATATGGGGTACAGGAAGGTGCTTATGGATTTGGAATCGAAAGTTGTCTTGGAGTTGCTCTCCAATGAGAAGGGATCTAATTTGCGTTTTGTGAACTTGATTTCGTAGTGTTGGGACCTTCTTCATCGCCCATGGCAGGTGCAATTGTGCCATTATTTTTGGGAAGCTAATAGAGTGGCAGATCGTCTAGCCAATTTAGCCGTGCATGCTTCTATGGTTTTCATGTGATCTCTTCTCCTGCAAAGGacgttttggattttcttctggcCTAGGATCATTTCCTCATCCGGGTGAGTTCGTTATTTTTTGGGTTTCTGCCCTCTTttgtataaaagaaaataataaattagtgtGAAGTGTTATTAAGAACTTTAGGTTACTTGGTTTATGCACGTCATTAGGTGCTTGCTAATAATTTCTATCAAtagtatgttttaaattattaataccaTGATTACATGCtgttaaaacttaaatttattgTATTGCTGGGAACCAATGCAGCGTTAAGTATGCCAAGTGCTACTGGTTTTTGAAGAAAGGAAAATATTTCATACTCATTTGATTATTAAGAATGGCTTTCATACATAGGTTTCATCAGAAAATCATAATAGATTGCATAAAAATCtacttaatatttaaatttaaagcaTAAGAACTAGCTCCTATCTTTTtatctttttgaattttttacttaTTCTTTGCACCAATTCTCATGGCATTAATCAACACAACAAAACTCAAGTtagttgctttttcttttttttttttctcttattttcgaATTTACTTTGAAATAGCCATAGGAGCTTGGACCTTCGGCGAGAAGAACAGAATGTGATAGAGGATAAATATGGAATATCATATTGTCAaacaaaataatataaaatttctatAGTTTTCATAGTTATGGTATATAACGTATTCTCGTTGCATCATTTCTTGATTACAATTACAAGTACATGCTATTGCTATGCGATAGTGTTAATTCCATATCATGAGATTACTGTGGGGTCTGTAACCCATCGTTCTCTCCACAAAAATTCTTGTTTACTTGATTGTGCTTGTTAGGAGCTTGCCTTGTCCAACGCCTTATATCGTAAACTTTCTTCAAGGGTTTCCTCTCCTTGACGAGTCTTTTCTTTGTTATGGCAATGGCAAGGTCATTGGGGAACAATGTGCGCCAAAAGAAGGCATGGAGAAGGGTCGACACAAACAGTAGAGACACCATTGTTGATGACATGAAAGAAAGCGAAAGTGCAAGCACCTTGCTTAGAACTGCAGGAACCTGCTCTGCGTACTTGATTGTTGCAACTGATACTGTTGTCATGGGGAATGTGTAAGACCACCATGCCACCGAGAACCTGTAAGGTTATTGGGTAGTTAAGCTTTATTTCCATCAAGAACAGTTTGAAACTAATCCAAGTAATCGGTTGCTCtcatttataaaatttcaattattacTTAACTAAATTATTACTAACAGCTGAGATTTCTGTACACTTCAGAATAACCTAGCTTCTAACTTAACCAGGTAAGTGAAGAATCAAGTGAGGTATAGGTCTTACCTGAATCCTGTGAAGAAGTTGATACGCACAACCAGGGAAATATAGAGAAACAATGCAATGAAGTAGCAAGTCCTTGACAATCCATCAAACTCACCATAAATAGATTCCCAGGCAATACTTGCTGCTGATGGGGCTGCAATGAACATAGAATACACAGGATGCAGCTCTTTAGGCAATGCTTCGCTTGTGGGCAATCTCTGATACAATGTCACAAACACCACAAGATAATGTGCAAAGCCAATTGCCCACAAGAACTTAGCCGCTTCAATCCATCCTACTTTAGCAGCTAAAATTGCCCCAACAAAATTTCCAACCACAGAAAGATGGGAAGATGGATTAGCTACCTTGCAAAGACGTCTCTTTCCACCGGAAAGCCATTGGCCATAAATCTTGAGCTCGAGGAGGAAATATGGTCCCATGAAGGTGCACCAAAGGGCAGGGTGCAAATTTTCAGGAGCTAGCATAGGAGGTGCACTGATAGCCAGGAACATGCACACAACCCACGGGGCAAAGAAGAAGTTGACACGAACTGGGTGAAAATACTCTCTTCTGACAGCTTCAAAATAGAACATGCATTTGAGGATGTAGGTGAAGGAAATTGAGAATAGGACAGCAACAGCTAAGAGCCAGAGAGCAAGGTTGATGAATGGTGTAATGTGGAGAAATTTAGTAGCTGGGCTTGTTGCAAGGGCACGCCATAAGACAGCTTGGCTACTTAGGCCAAGACAAATACCAAAGCAACCGATTGGGAATCGAAGAAGAAAAGGCCATTTCTCATCTTTTGGAAGGAGAATGTCTTCATGATCCTGCACAGCAAAATATAGAGAATCATATTTTGACAGGGCAAATGACTTCCTATGCGCCTATCTCCAATTGTAGTTTCAGGTACATTTGAAGCTAATTGAAAGATATCAAAAAGGCTCATGGCTTGCAACATGCTATAGCAAGAAGACCATTTAAGATATAGTAGCATTTGATGTAAATTAAGGCTCAAATATATGACGATATCAATTGTTATTATACCTTGATCTGGTCAAGCTCTGGTCCTCTAAGAGCAGCAAAGTATCTCCCAGCAGGAACTCCTTCATTTACAGAGTCATCATGCCCATTAGAACCATCAAGTCTCTGAGACTCGATATCTTTCTCCTTTCTTCCGGGCATCAAAGAATTCTGCTTACTCAGAGTCGCTTTGGTCTTGAAGATGCTAAAATCTCCTTTCCTTGTTTCTCCAATGTTAATCCTATCAATTGAATCAAATCCTCCAAAACTACGTCCACTTCTTGGAAGAGCCCTCGTCTCATATTTAGCCTTACATTCTCTATTGAGAGCATTAAAGCCTGTCTCTAGCGAAACTTGCCTGCTAAAATTCCTATGGTGTCTCTTTGCCTCTCTAAGTTTAAACTGTCTATGTAGGCCCTTTCTGGCTTTGTCTGCCATTCTTGtttttcctcctcctcctcctcctcctccttcttcttcctcttgcaATACTTCATGGATATCCAAAAAAAGTGTCTCAAGAGAACTAGAAGTTGGTCTTGCTCTGTACTCCATTTTGCTTAGATCAAACCGAAAGAAACCAAAGATTGTAATCCGTTGGTTAAATGATACAAAATAGAGTGCATGCTTCCTTTTGTGCCCACATGCGTAAGGGACATCACGAGAAGTTGAAAAAGAAGATAGCAGCTGTTTGGTAGATGAAATGGAAATCAATACTTTCTTGGGAAAAAGTTGTTAATCTTTGGAGGGATTTCTCGTGATGGAAAATCAAAAATTTGTGGCATAGAGAGTCTAATATCAATACATGTGAATTAAATCCTGCACCTACATATATataaaaacaagaaaaacaagttgAGAAAGGAAGCTTTCAACAATTCACGTGTTCTTAAAATGATTCAACAAAATTGTGGATCAGATTTGCTTGAACCAGCTGCAATGTTCACAGTTTCGTTTCAGTAATGCATCAGTTTGTTGCCTTTAGAGGAAAATAAAACCTATTGGTGGTTATGAAATGAAAGAGAACCAAACTTTATACATAAACCAAAATAGAAATCTTTTAACTAATTATTATAATTCCGGAAaaaaaataactaattataattaaaaaaatttaaaacactGTATACAGTTCAACGACGTCGTTTTCCATTGAGTATTTGCAGTTTTGCACTCATCTTTCAACTGTGAGCAAAACAGGCCTTGGCATGGCAATTAATTGTATTGAACTGGTCGTACATAAAAACCATTTTAAAACCCTCAAagcaaaataattttaattgtaatataACGTTACCCTGTTGAGCATTTCTATTGCGCCATTGGGCAGTGCCGCCTCTTGCCGGACCCATATGCTATATTTGTTATATTAACTTTGGTTTTGAGCGATCACTCAACTCTATAAATAAGCAAAGCAAAAAGCAATAAATAGGCAATCAAGTTACACAGAGCATCTCATCAGGAAAATCAATATTCACAGAGAGAAACGAAATTTGCTTAGTTTGTGGGGAAAGAAATTGTAATGGCTTCTTCCAAGATATGCATCATCATTGCCATTGCAGCTGTGTTTGTTCCTTCAATTTTGGCTACAGAATTTGTGGTTGGTGATGAGACAGGATGGACTACCAACTTTGATTATCAAGCTTGGGCTCAGGGAAAGGAGTTCCATGTTGGAGACAAACTTGGTAGATTTAATTATAGTAATTGATTTCCATTTCATTAAATCAATCACTGGCAGTGGCACTGCTATTAATTAACTTGTTTTGTTTGTGCAGTTTTTAGGTATTCACCAGGAGCTCACA carries:
- the LOC110645478 gene encoding guard cell S-type anion channel SLAC1, which gives rise to MEYRARPTSSSLETLFLDIHEVLQEEEEGGGGGGGGKTRMADKARKGLHRQFKLREAKRHHRNFSRQVSLETGFNALNRECKAKYETRALPRSGRSFGGFDSIDRINIGETRKGDFSIFKTKATLSKQNSLMPGRKEKDIESQRLDGSNGHDDSVNEGVPAGRYFAALRGPELDQIKDHEDILLPKDEKWPFLLRFPIGCFGICLGLSSQAVLWRALATSPATKFLHITPFINLALWLLAVAVLFSISFTYILKCMFYFEAVRREYFHPVRVNFFFAPWVVCMFLAISAPPMLAPENLHPALWCTFMGPYFLLELKIYGQWLSGGKRRLCKVANPSSHLSVVGNFVGAILAAKVGWIEAAKFLWAIGFAHYLVVFVTLYQRLPTSEALPKELHPVYSMFIAAPSAASIAWESIYGEFDGLSRTCYFIALFLYISLVVRINFFTGFRFSVAWWSYTFPMTTVSVATIKYAEQVPAVLSKVLALSLSFMSSTMVSLLFVSTLLHAFFWRTLFPNDLAIAITKKRLVKERKPLKKVYDIRRWTRQAPNKHNQVNKNFCGENDGLQTPQ